The proteins below are encoded in one region of Mycolicibacterium neworleansense:
- a CDS encoding class I SAM-dependent methyltransferase, which yields MSSRQRLYRWLYRLGFTPWDGHPLAHSLTKLVDNTTHPWSHPGTALDLGCGTGDNAVYLARHGWQVTGVDFVAKPLKKARRKAAGLPANFVKADVTQLSSSGIGAGFQLVVDSGCLHGMSSPDRDAYVREVGAVAAPGAQLLIVAFIPGAAMGVPGIGFDEVQRRFKDGWTLLSSGDEPALDQNGNNRARHYLFARSG from the coding sequence ATGAGCTCGCGTCAGCGGCTGTACCGGTGGCTCTACCGGCTCGGGTTCACGCCCTGGGACGGTCACCCGTTGGCGCACAGTCTGACGAAACTCGTGGACAACACCACCCACCCGTGGTCGCACCCCGGGACCGCGCTCGATCTGGGCTGCGGTACCGGGGACAACGCGGTGTACCTCGCCCGGCACGGTTGGCAGGTCACCGGCGTGGATTTTGTGGCCAAACCATTGAAGAAGGCCCGCCGCAAGGCCGCGGGCCTACCCGCCAATTTTGTCAAAGCCGATGTGACACAACTGAGTTCATCAGGCATCGGGGCCGGCTTCCAGCTCGTCGTGGACAGCGGCTGCCTGCACGGCATGAGCTCCCCCGACCGCGATGCCTACGTCCGGGAGGTCGGAGCGGTGGCCGCCCCCGGTGCGCAACTGCTGATCGTGGCCTTCATCCCGGGCGCCGCGATGGGCGTGCCCGGCATCGGGTTCGACGAAGTCCAGCGCCGGTTCAAGGACGGCTGGACGTTGCTCTCCAGCGGAGACGAGCCGGCGCTGGACCAGAACGGCAACAACCGCGCGCGGCACTATCTGTTCGCCCGCAGCGGCTGA
- a CDS encoding S9 family peptidase: MIDCIADDGGLGMSDGVGDVKLIPLEVLLGQPERGAAQISPDGTRLSFIAPLDGVLNVFVGDAGSGVERPVTHDTDRGIQGYFWAHDNRHLMYIRDKDGSENFRLFDVDLQTGAERDLTPMDDVQCRLIAHRKRFPNDVLVGINKDNPQLHDVYHLDLTTGELRKVVENPGYLGWVVDDDLLVRGAAAPTADGGLIIVVRDDETSPWRTLLEVGPEDAESTGPVGFTKDGTAMYLQSSVGSNTSRLVRMDIETGSTEVIAEDPTYDIDGVIIHPDTREIQGVTVYGERLEYRIFDDSIRGDIEALQRLHPGELVISDRDDADTTWLVAFDQDSGPVKFYRWDRGSQTATFLFDHRPELNDYPLVPMEPFSYTARDGLTIHGYLSFPPGVDRRNLPTVLDVHGGPWGRVGWGLDPEAQWLANRGYLCVQVNFRGSSGYGKDFLNAGNREWAAKMHEDLLDAIDHLVGQGIVDRDRVAIYGGSYGGYAALVGATFTPDVFRCAISMVGPSNLNTLIESFPEYWKPMIMLWHKRVGEDPDFLWSRSPLSRVDAIRIPILIGQGENDPRVKRAESEQIVAAMEERGLDYEYAMYENEGHGFVKPENRLDFYHRADRFLAKHLGGRAE, from the coding sequence ATGATTGATTGCATCGCCGATGACGGGGGGCTGGGAATGTCCGATGGTGTGGGAGACGTGAAACTCATCCCGCTCGAAGTCCTGCTGGGGCAGCCGGAACGGGGCGCGGCGCAGATATCGCCCGACGGCACCCGGCTGTCCTTCATCGCCCCGCTCGACGGAGTGTTGAACGTCTTCGTCGGTGACGCCGGGTCGGGTGTCGAGCGGCCGGTCACCCACGACACCGATCGCGGGATCCAGGGTTATTTCTGGGCGCATGACAATCGCCACCTGATGTACATCCGGGACAAGGACGGCAGTGAGAACTTCCGGCTGTTCGATGTTGATCTGCAGACTGGTGCCGAGCGCGATCTGACGCCGATGGATGACGTGCAGTGCCGGCTCATCGCGCATCGCAAGCGGTTTCCCAACGACGTGCTCGTCGGCATCAACAAGGACAATCCGCAGCTGCACGATGTGTATCACCTCGACCTGACTACCGGTGAGTTGCGCAAGGTCGTCGAGAATCCCGGCTACCTGGGCTGGGTCGTCGACGATGACCTGTTGGTGCGGGGTGCGGCCGCCCCGACCGCCGACGGCGGCCTGATCATCGTGGTGCGTGACGACGAGACGTCTCCGTGGCGGACGCTGCTGGAGGTCGGGCCCGAAGACGCCGAATCCACTGGGCCGGTGGGCTTCACGAAGGACGGCACGGCGATGTACCTGCAGTCCTCGGTCGGTTCGAACACCAGCCGGCTGGTTAGGATGGACATCGAGACCGGCTCGACCGAGGTGATCGCCGAGGACCCCACCTACGACATCGACGGTGTCATCATCCATCCCGACACCCGAGAAATTCAGGGCGTGACGGTGTATGGCGAGCGGCTGGAGTACCGGATTTTCGATGACTCGATTCGGGGCGACATCGAGGCACTTCAGCGGCTGCATCCGGGCGAGTTGGTGATCAGCGACCGCGACGACGCCGACACGACGTGGCTCGTCGCGTTCGACCAGGACTCGGGACCGGTGAAGTTCTACCGCTGGGATCGTGGTTCGCAAACGGCGACATTCCTGTTCGACCACCGGCCGGAGCTCAACGACTACCCGCTGGTGCCGATGGAACCGTTCAGCTACACCGCCCGGGACGGCCTGACGATCCATGGCTACCTGTCATTCCCTCCGGGCGTCGACCGCAGGAATCTGCCCACCGTTCTCGACGTGCACGGCGGGCCGTGGGGCCGTGTCGGCTGGGGCCTCGACCCCGAGGCGCAGTGGCTCGCCAACCGCGGTTACCTGTGTGTGCAGGTGAACTTCCGCGGCTCCAGCGGCTACGGCAAGGATTTTCTCAACGCCGGCAACCGTGAGTGGGCCGCCAAGATGCACGAGGATCTACTGGACGCCATCGATCACCTCGTCGGCCAGGGGATCGTCGACCGGGATCGGGTGGCGATCTACGGCGGCTCCTACGGCGGGTACGCGGCGCTGGTCGGCGCGACCTTCACACCCGACGTGTTCCGCTGCGCGATCTCCATGGTCGGCCCGTCCAACCTCAACACCCTCATCGAGTCGTTCCCCGAGTACTGGAAGCCGATGATCATGCTGTGGCACAAGCGAGTCGGGGAGGATCCGGACTTCCTGTGGTCTCGGTCGCCGCTGTCGCGGGTAGACGCGATCCGGATCCCGATCCTGATCGGCCAGGGTGAGAACGATCCGCGGGTGAAGCGCGCCGAGTCCGAGCAGATCGTGGCGGCCATGGAAGAACGGGGCCTCGACTACGAGTATGCGATGTACGAGAACGAGGGCCACGGTTTCGTCAAACCCGAGAACCGCCTCGACTTCTACCACCGGGCCGACCGGTTCCTGGCCAAGCATCTCGGCGGGCGTGCCGAGTGA
- a CDS encoding TetR/AcrR family transcriptional regulator, with protein sequence MAKPAPDTRQRILDVARELFAEKGVVRTSLQDIADRLGITKPALYYHFRSREDLVRSILQPLIEEGEEFIAEQERKRGAARASARELLEGYFDFHYRHRADLILIVSELTTLVDLGLIDQLLAWRARLGVLVFGRRPTLEQSTRAVIAFGGLQDCCLQFPDTGYEQLRTATVDGAMAALGL encoded by the coding sequence GTGGCCAAGCCTGCTCCGGATACCCGGCAACGCATCCTGGATGTGGCGCGCGAGCTGTTCGCCGAGAAGGGGGTGGTGCGCACCAGCCTGCAGGACATCGCCGACCGTCTCGGCATCACCAAACCCGCGTTGTACTACCACTTCCGGTCGCGTGAAGACCTGGTGCGCAGCATCCTGCAACCGCTCATCGAGGAAGGTGAGGAGTTCATCGCCGAGCAGGAGCGCAAGCGGGGCGCGGCCCGGGCATCGGCGCGAGAACTTCTCGAGGGCTACTTCGATTTTCACTACCGGCACCGTGCCGATCTCATCCTGATCGTGTCCGAGCTGACCACGTTGGTCGATCTGGGGCTGATCGACCAACTGCTGGCCTGGCGGGCCCGGCTCGGTGTGCTGGTGTTCGGGCGACGGCCGACGCTCGAACAGTCCACCCGCGCGGTCATCGCCTTCGGCGGCCTGCAGGACTGCTGCCTGCAGTTCCCCGACACTGGATACGAGCAGCTGCGCACTGCCACCGTCGATGGCGCGATGGCGGCGTTGGGCCTCTGA
- a CDS encoding FAD-dependent monooxygenase: MKVLISGASIAGPVLAYWLSRHGVEVTVVERSPALRKTGGHAVDLFRPAMEISECMGVLSDIEARATGTTQMIIHRPGAARPARLDYLKIIGAMSDRHVEIMRDDLSEIYFRAGRDDVEYLFGDTITSISPDGDVTFEQHPPRRFDVVVGADGLHSGVRRLVFGDNVSESFLGGYLSVVSVPKDLAQDGEMTGYFKPGHMAGLYTADHLDDARAVFIFRPTEPLDYDYRDVDRQKTQLRAAFERMGSEVDRWLDEVPRTPTFYFDAITQLEMTTWSRGRVTLVGDAGYCPGPAVGGSTSLAVYGAYVLAAEMVRAGDDHAAAFAAYERTMLAPVVGSRKLARVNAKTVVPTTDWGIRTLVGAGRLISLLPLGLIQSLARLNTKGVRLYDTMPLPVWA; the protein is encoded by the coding sequence GTGAAAGTACTCATCTCCGGCGCCAGCATCGCCGGGCCCGTACTCGCCTACTGGCTGTCGCGACACGGAGTCGAGGTCACCGTGGTCGAACGCTCACCCGCACTGCGCAAAACGGGCGGCCACGCCGTCGACCTGTTCCGGCCCGCCATGGAGATCTCCGAGTGCATGGGCGTGCTCTCCGACATCGAGGCGCGCGCCACCGGCACCACGCAGATGATCATCCATCGGCCCGGCGCCGCACGGCCTGCCCGGCTGGACTACCTCAAGATCATCGGGGCCATGTCCGACCGGCACGTGGAGATCATGCGGGACGACCTGAGCGAGATCTACTTCCGGGCCGGCCGCGACGACGTCGAGTACCTCTTCGGCGACACCATCACCTCGATCTCTCCTGATGGCGACGTGACCTTCGAGCAGCACCCACCCCGGCGATTCGACGTGGTGGTGGGGGCCGACGGGCTGCACTCCGGGGTGCGCCGTCTGGTGTTCGGCGACAACGTTTCCGAGAGCTTCCTCGGCGGATACCTCTCTGTGGTGTCGGTACCGAAGGACCTGGCCCAAGACGGTGAGATGACCGGCTACTTCAAACCCGGTCACATGGCCGGGCTCTACACCGCCGACCATCTCGACGACGCGCGCGCGGTGTTCATCTTCCGGCCGACCGAGCCGCTGGACTACGACTACCGCGACGTGGACCGTCAAAAGACGCAACTGCGCGCCGCGTTCGAGCGCATGGGCTCCGAGGTGGACCGCTGGCTCGACGAGGTGCCGCGGACGCCGACCTTCTACTTCGACGCCATCACTCAACTGGAGATGACGACCTGGTCGCGCGGCCGGGTGACCCTCGTCGGCGACGCGGGCTACTGCCCCGGTCCCGCGGTCGGTGGCAGCACCAGCCTCGCGGTGTACGGCGCCTACGTCCTGGCCGCCGAGATGGTGCGGGCAGGTGACGATCACGCCGCGGCGTTCGCCGCCTACGAACGCACGATGCTCGCGCCGGTGGTCGGCAGCCGCAAGCTGGCCCGCGTGAACGCGAAAACCGTGGTGCCCACCACCGATTGGGGCATCCGCACGCTGGTCGGCGCCGGCCGATTGATCTCGCTGCTGCCACTGGGCCTGATCCAGTCGCTCGCCCGGCTCAACACCAAAGGCGTGCGGCTCTACGACACAATGCCGTTGCCCGTCTGGGCGTAG
- a CDS encoding PPOX class F420-dependent oxidoreductase encodes MGELSEDVIAFLSEGTRTAVLSWVATDGRPLSAPVWFAVDDGELVFNTGKNTAKGRALARDSRVVLCIHDDTPPFSFVQVQGVASISEDPDELLGTATRIGGRYMGADRAEEFGRRNGVPGELVVRVKPTKVHAAFDVAD; translated from the coding sequence ATGGGCGAACTTTCTGAGGATGTGATCGCTTTTCTGTCCGAAGGCACCCGCACCGCGGTGCTGAGCTGGGTGGCAACTGACGGCCGGCCGTTGTCGGCGCCGGTGTGGTTCGCGGTCGACGACGGCGAACTCGTCTTCAACACCGGCAAGAACACCGCCAAGGGCCGGGCGCTGGCCCGGGATTCGCGGGTGGTGCTGTGCATCCATGACGACACCCCGCCGTTCTCGTTCGTCCAGGTTCAGGGTGTCGCGTCGATCAGCGAGGATCCCGACGAGTTGCTCGGTACCGCCACCCGCATCGGCGGCCGCTACATGGGCGCCGACCGCGCCGAGGAATTCGGCCGGCGCAACGGCGTCCCCGGAGAACTCGTGGTGCGGGTCAAACCGACGAAGGTGCACGCCGCCTTCGACGTGGCGGATTGA
- a CDS encoding TIGR03618 family F420-dependent PPOX class oxidoreductase produces the protein MAEVSAFAEMLSGDHGLCVLSTLRGDGSIQSSVVNAGVMAHPRTCDPVVALVAIGGSLKLRHLRTDPRATVVARTGWQWVTVEGTAGIIGPDDPEPGTDAEALRLLLRAVFEAAGGTHDDWDTYDRVMREERRAAVLITPVRVYSNPG, from the coding sequence GTGGCTGAGGTTTCCGCATTCGCCGAGATGCTGTCCGGCGATCACGGGCTCTGCGTGCTGAGCACCCTGCGGGGTGACGGCAGCATCCAATCCTCGGTGGTCAACGCCGGCGTGATGGCCCACCCCCGCACCTGCGATCCGGTCGTCGCACTCGTGGCGATCGGCGGATCACTCAAACTCCGGCACCTGCGCACCGATCCGCGGGCCACCGTCGTCGCCCGCACCGGCTGGCAGTGGGTGACGGTCGAGGGCACGGCCGGGATCATCGGGCCCGACGATCCCGAACCCGGCACCGACGCCGAGGCGTTGCGGCTGTTGTTGCGTGCCGTCTTCGAAGCCGCCGGCGGCACCCACGACGACTGGGATACCTATGACCGCGTCATGCGTGAGGAGCGCCGTGCCGCGGTGCTGATCACGCCGGTGCGGGTGTACTCGAACCCCGGCTGA
- a CDS encoding 3-hydroxyacyl-CoA dehydrogenase NAD-binding domain-containing protein — MAENTIQWDKDADGIVTLTLDDPTGSANVMNEHYKESMHNAVERLVAEQDSITGVVITSAKKTFFAGGDLKGMMNIGPDDAAEAFEMVETIKADLRKLETLPKPVVAAINGAALGGGLEIALATNHRIAADVKGSQIGLPEVTLGLLPGGGGVARTVRMFGIQKAFMEVLSQGTRFNPSKAKETGLVDELVGSVDELIPAAKAWIKANPEAHTQPWDVKGYKIPGGTPSSPALAAILPSFPALLKKQLKGAPMPAPRAILDAAVEGAQVDFDTASRIESRYFVSLVTGQTAKNMIQAFFLDLQAINGGASRPEGIAKQEIKKIGVLGAGMMGAGIAYVSAKAGYDVVLKDVTIEAAQKGKAYSEGLEAKALKRGKTTEEKSAALLAKITPTADPQDLAGVDFVIEAVFENQELKHKVFQEIEDIVEPNALLGSNTSTLPITGLATGVKRQEDFIGIHFFSPVDKMPLVEIIKGEKTSDEALARVFDYTLAIRKTPIVVNDSRGFFTSRVIGTFVNEALAMLGEGVEPASIEQAGSQAGYPAAPLQLSDELNLELMHKIAVATKEGVEAAGGTHVPHPAEAVVEKMIELGRPSRLKGAGFYEYVDGKRTQLWPGLKETFNSGSSSIPLQDMIDRMLFAEALETQKCIDEGVLTSTADANIGSIMGIGFPPYTGGSAQFIVGYQGELGVGKEAFVARAKELAARYGDRFLPPASLES; from the coding sequence ATGGCTGAGAACACCATTCAGTGGGACAAGGATGCCGACGGCATCGTCACCCTGACGTTGGACGACCCGACCGGTTCGGCCAACGTGATGAACGAGCACTACAAGGAATCCATGCACAACGCCGTGGAACGCCTTGTGGCTGAGCAGGATTCGATCACCGGTGTGGTCATCACCAGCGCGAAGAAGACCTTCTTCGCCGGTGGCGACCTCAAGGGCATGATGAACATCGGGCCCGACGACGCCGCCGAGGCGTTCGAGATGGTCGAGACCATCAAGGCCGACCTGCGCAAGCTGGAGACCCTGCCCAAGCCCGTCGTGGCCGCCATCAACGGCGCCGCGCTCGGCGGTGGCCTGGAGATCGCGCTGGCCACCAACCACCGCATCGCCGCCGACGTCAAGGGCAGCCAGATCGGTCTGCCCGAGGTCACCCTGGGCCTGCTGCCCGGCGGTGGCGGCGTGGCCCGCACCGTGCGCATGTTCGGCATCCAGAAGGCCTTCATGGAGGTACTGAGCCAGGGCACCCGGTTCAACCCCTCTAAGGCGAAGGAGACCGGCCTGGTCGACGAGCTGGTCGGTTCGGTTGACGAGCTCATCCCCGCCGCCAAGGCGTGGATCAAGGCCAACCCCGAGGCCCACACCCAGCCGTGGGACGTCAAGGGCTACAAGATCCCCGGTGGCACCCCGTCCAGCCCGGCGCTGGCCGCGATCCTGCCGTCCTTCCCGGCCCTGCTGAAGAAGCAGCTCAAGGGCGCCCCGATGCCCGCACCGCGGGCGATCCTGGATGCCGCTGTCGAGGGTGCGCAGGTCGACTTCGACACCGCGAGCCGCATCGAGAGCCGTTACTTCGTCTCGCTGGTCACCGGCCAGACCGCCAAGAACATGATTCAGGCGTTCTTCCTGGACCTGCAGGCCATCAACGGCGGCGCTTCACGTCCCGAGGGCATCGCCAAGCAGGAGATCAAGAAGATCGGTGTGCTGGGCGCGGGCATGATGGGCGCCGGTATCGCCTACGTGTCGGCCAAGGCCGGCTACGACGTCGTCCTCAAGGACGTCACCATCGAGGCCGCCCAGAAGGGCAAGGCGTACTCGGAGGGCCTGGAGGCCAAGGCGCTCAAGCGTGGGAAGACCACCGAGGAGAAGTCCGCGGCGCTGCTCGCCAAGATCACCCCGACCGCCGATCCGCAGGATCTGGCGGGCGTCGACTTCGTGATCGAGGCCGTGTTCGAGAACCAGGAACTCAAGCACAAGGTGTTCCAGGAGATCGAGGACATCGTCGAGCCCAACGCGCTGCTCGGCTCGAACACCTCCACGCTGCCGATCACCGGTCTGGCGACCGGCGTGAAGCGCCAGGAGGACTTCATCGGGATCCACTTCTTCAGCCCCGTCGACAAGATGCCGCTGGTGGAGATCATCAAGGGCGAGAAGACCTCTGACGAGGCGCTGGCCCGGGTGTTCGACTACACCCTGGCGATCCGCAAGACCCCGATCGTGGTCAACGACAGCCGCGGCTTCTTCACCAGCCGCGTGATCGGCACCTTCGTCAACGAGGCGCTGGCCATGCTGGGCGAGGGCGTCGAGCCCGCGTCGATCGAGCAGGCGGGTTCGCAGGCCGGTTACCCGGCTGCGCCGCTGCAGCTCTCCGACGAGCTCAACCTGGAGCTCATGCACAAGATCGCCGTCGCTACGAAGGAAGGTGTTGAAGCTGCGGGCGGCACCCACGTGCCGCACCCGGCCGAGGCCGTCGTGGAGAAGATGATCGAGCTCGGTCGCCCGTCGCGCCTGAAGGGCGCCGGGTTCTACGAGTACGTCGACGGCAAGCGGACGCAGCTGTGGCCGGGTCTGAAGGAGACCTTCAACTCCGGAAGCTCCTCGATCCCGCTGCAGGACATGATCGACCGCATGCTGTTCGCCGAGGCGCTGGAGACCCAGAAGTGCATCGACGAGGGCGTGCTCACCTCGACCGCTGACGCGAACATCGGCTCGATCATGGGTATCGGCTTCCCGCCGTACACCGGTGGTTCGGCTCAGTTCATCGTCGGCTACCAGGGTGAGCTCGGCGTCGGCAAGGAGGCCTTCGTGGCCCGTGCCAAGGAATTGGCCGCCCGCTACGGCGACCGCTTCCTGCCGCCGGCCTCGCTGGAGTCCTGA
- a CDS encoding acetyl-CoA C-acetyltransferase, which produces MSEEAFIYEAIRTPRGKQRGGALNEIKPVNLVVGLIEEIRSRYPDLDETLISDVILGVVSPVGDQGGDIARTAGLVAKLPETTGGFQLNRFCASGLEAVNLAAQKVRSGWDDLVLAGGVESMSRVPMGSDGGAWASDPETNYRIGFVPQGIGADLIATIEGFSRDDVDAYAARSQERAAAAWSGGYFAKSVIPVRDQNGLVVLDHDEHMRPGTTAADLGKLKSAFEGLGAMGGFDDVALQKYHYVEKINHVHTGGNSSGIVDGAGLLLIGSEAAGQSQGLTPRARIVATATSGADPVIMLTGPTPATQKVLDRAGLTVDDIDLFELNEAFASVVLKFQKDLNIPDEKLNVNGGAIAMGHPLGATGAMITGTMVDELERRGARRALITLCIGGGMGVATIIERV; this is translated from the coding sequence ATGTCCGAAGAAGCCTTCATCTACGAGGCGATCCGCACGCCCCGTGGCAAGCAGCGCGGCGGCGCACTCAACGAGATCAAGCCGGTCAACCTGGTTGTCGGCCTGATCGAGGAGATCCGCAGCCGGTACCCCGACCTCGACGAGACGCTGATCAGCGACGTCATCCTGGGCGTGGTGTCCCCCGTCGGCGACCAGGGTGGCGACATCGCCCGCACCGCCGGCCTGGTGGCCAAGCTGCCCGAGACCACCGGTGGTTTCCAGCTCAACCGCTTCTGCGCCTCGGGCCTGGAGGCCGTCAACCTGGCCGCCCAGAAGGTCCGTTCCGGCTGGGACGACCTGGTGCTGGCCGGTGGTGTCGAGTCGATGAGCCGCGTTCCGATGGGCTCCGACGGCGGCGCCTGGGCGTCTGACCCGGAGACCAACTACCGCATCGGCTTCGTCCCGCAGGGCATCGGCGCCGACCTGATCGCCACCATCGAGGGCTTCTCCCGCGACGACGTCGACGCCTACGCGGCGCGGTCGCAGGAGCGGGCCGCGGCGGCTTGGTCCGGCGGCTATTTCGCCAAGTCGGTCATCCCGGTCCGCGACCAGAACGGCCTCGTCGTCCTGGACCATGACGAGCACATGCGCCCCGGAACCACCGCGGCCGACCTGGGCAAGCTGAAGTCCGCTTTCGAGGGCCTGGGCGCGATGGGCGGCTTCGACGACGTGGCGCTGCAGAAGTACCACTACGTCGAGAAGATCAACCACGTCCACACCGGTGGCAACAGCTCGGGCATCGTCGACGGTGCCGGCCTGCTGCTGATCGGCTCCGAGGCAGCCGGCCAGAGCCAGGGCCTGACCCCGCGGGCCCGCATCGTGGCCACCGCCACCAGCGGCGCCGACCCGGTCATCATGCTCACCGGCCCGACCCCGGCCACCCAGAAGGTGCTGGACCGTGCCGGCCTGACCGTCGATGACATCGACCTGTTCGAGCTCAACGAGGCCTTCGCGTCGGTGGTGCTGAAGTTCCAGAAGGATCTGAACATCCCCGACGAGAAGCTCAACGTCAACGGTGGCGCCATCGCGATGGGCCACCCGCTGGGCGCCACCGGCGCCATGATCACCGGAACCATGGTCGACGAGCTCGAGCGTCGTGGCGCTCGGCGTGCCCTGATCACGCTGTGTATCGGCGGCGGCATGGGCGTGGCCACCATCATCGAGCGCGTCTGA
- a CDS encoding alkene reductase codes for MTQKLNADAALLQPIQVGDTAAANRLFMAPLTRSRADADGTPSPLAAQYYTQRAGAGLIISEATAVAETANGAYMNTPGIYTDRHQHGWAEIADSVHAAGGKMFVQLWHVGRLAHPEISGFEAVAPSAIAADVVTHTPTGKKPLQTPRALETAEIPVIVGQFRAAARRAVDAGMDGVEIHGANGYLLHQFASDVVNQRTDAYGGSPENRARLTAEVVEAVVDEIGAGRVGLRISPGNTAGGMRENDTVGTYEALLDRIAPLGLAYLHVLIDPAEHAFGVVRALWSGTFVLNTGRNSGTDFSQLESYAEWGAISAAAVGRAYLANPDLIDRLLLGAELNEPDMATFYAPGPAGYTDYPTLMAIEEPRSA; via the coding sequence GTGACCCAGAAACTGAACGCCGACGCCGCCCTGCTGCAGCCGATCCAGGTCGGTGACACCGCCGCCGCCAACCGTCTGTTCATGGCACCGCTGACGCGTTCCCGCGCCGATGCCGACGGCACTCCGTCACCGCTGGCCGCGCAGTACTACACGCAGCGCGCCGGTGCCGGCCTGATCATCAGTGAGGCCACGGCCGTCGCAGAGACCGCCAACGGTGCCTACATGAACACTCCCGGCATCTACACCGACCGCCATCAGCACGGCTGGGCCGAGATCGCGGACTCGGTGCACGCCGCGGGCGGCAAGATGTTCGTCCAGCTGTGGCACGTCGGCCGCCTGGCCCACCCCGAAATCAGTGGGTTCGAGGCCGTCGCGCCCTCGGCGATCGCGGCCGATGTGGTCACCCACACGCCCACCGGCAAGAAGCCGCTGCAGACCCCGCGTGCGCTCGAGACCGCCGAGATCCCGGTGATCGTCGGGCAGTTCCGGGCCGCCGCGCGCCGCGCTGTCGACGCCGGCATGGACGGCGTCGAGATCCATGGCGCCAACGGCTACCTGCTGCACCAGTTCGCCTCCGATGTGGTCAACCAGCGCACCGATGCGTACGGCGGTTCGCCGGAGAACCGGGCCCGGCTGACCGCCGAAGTGGTCGAGGCCGTGGTCGACGAGATCGGTGCGGGCCGCGTCGGGTTGCGCATCTCGCCCGGGAACACGGCGGGCGGCATGCGGGAGAACGACACGGTGGGCACCTACGAGGCGTTGCTCGACCGCATTGCCCCGCTGGGCCTGGCCTACCTGCACGTGCTGATCGATCCGGCCGAGCACGCGTTCGGCGTCGTCCGGGCGCTGTGGTCGGGCACCTTTGTCCTCAACACCGGCCGCAATTCCGGCACCGACTTCTCCCAGCTGGAGAGCTACGCCGAATGGGGCGCGATCAGCGCGGCCGCGGTGGGGCGGGCATACCTGGCCAACCCCGACCTCATCGACCGGCTACTGCTGGGCGCCGAGCTCAATGAACCCGACATGGCCACCTTCTATGCGCCCGGCCCGGCGGGCTACACCGATTACCCGACGCTGATGGCGATCGAGGAGCCCCGCTCCGCCTGA
- a CDS encoding pyridoxal phosphate-dependent aminotransferase, whose translation MTVQRLQPFAVTIFAEMSALASRLGAVNLGQGFPDEDGPAEMLKVAIDSISSGHNQYPPGLGIAELRNAIAAQRKRHYGIEYDPDTEVLVTVGATEAIAAAVIGLVEPGSEVLVIEPFYDSYSPVIAMAGCVRTAVPLVADGAGFGIDIQGLRQAVTPKTRALILNSPHNPTGAVASDAELRAIAALAIEHDLLVITDEVYEQLVFGVQHLPLAGYPGMAGRTVTISSAAKMFNVTGWKIGWACGPADLIAGVRAAKQYLSYVGGGPFQPAVAHALNHEDGWVADLRESFQAKRDRLSNALADIGFEVHDSRGTYFLCADPRPLGYSDSTQFCAELPHRAGVAAIPMSAFCDPEAPHADLWNHLVRFAFCKRDDTMEEAIRRLDVLRV comes from the coding sequence ATGACCGTCCAGAGACTGCAGCCCTTCGCCGTCACCATCTTCGCGGAGATGTCTGCGCTGGCCAGTCGGCTGGGCGCGGTCAACCTCGGCCAGGGATTCCCCGACGAGGACGGTCCGGCCGAGATGCTCAAAGTGGCCATCGACTCGATCTCCAGCGGGCACAACCAGTACCCGCCCGGCCTCGGTATCGCCGAGTTGCGGAACGCCATCGCCGCGCAGCGCAAACGCCACTACGGCATCGAATACGACCCCGACACCGAGGTGCTGGTGACCGTCGGCGCCACCGAGGCGATCGCCGCGGCGGTGATCGGCCTGGTCGAGCCAGGCTCGGAGGTCCTGGTGATCGAGCCCTTCTACGACTCGTACTCCCCGGTGATCGCGATGGCCGGATGTGTCCGTACCGCGGTGCCCCTGGTCGCCGACGGCGCCGGGTTCGGGATCGACATACAAGGTCTGCGCCAGGCCGTGACACCCAAGACCCGAGCGCTGATCCTCAACTCTCCGCACAATCCGACCGGTGCGGTGGCCTCCGATGCCGAGCTGCGGGCCATCGCGGCGCTGGCCATCGAGCATGACCTGCTGGTGATCACCGACGAGGTCTACGAGCAGCTGGTGTTCGGTGTCCAGCACCTCCCGCTGGCCGGATATCCCGGCATGGCCGGACGCACCGTGACCATTTCCAGTGCGGCCAAGATGTTCAACGTCACCGGCTGGAAGATCGGCTGGGCCTGCGGGCCCGCCGATCTCATCGCCGGGGTGCGGGCCGCCAAGCAGTACCTGAGCTATGTGGGCGGCGGCCCGTTCCAGCCCGCGGTGGCCCACGCGCTCAACCACGAGGACGGCTGGGTGGCCGACCTGCGCGAGTCCTTCCAGGCCAAGCGGGACCGGCTGTCCAACGCACTGGCCGACATCGGGTTCGAGGTGCACGACAGCCGCGGCACATACTTCCTGTGCGCCGACCCGCGGCCGCTGGGTTACTCCGACAGCACACAGTTCTGCGCCGAGCTGCCGCACCGGGCCGGGGTCGCCGCGATCCCGATGTCGGCGTTCTGCGATCCCGAGGCTCCGCACGCCGATCTGTGGAATCACTTGGTGCGCTTCGCTTTCTGCAAACGCGATGACACCATGGAAGAGGCGATCCGCCGGCTCGACGTGCTGCGCGTCTAG